In Papio anubis isolate 15944 chromosome 20, Panubis1.0, whole genome shotgun sequence, a single window of DNA contains:
- the CCDC159 gene encoding coiled-coil domain-containing protein 159 isoform X8, producing MNRWYVKPLETSSSKVKAKTIVMIPDSQKLLRCELESLKSQLQAQTKAFEFLNHSVTMLEKESCLQQIKIQQLEEVLSPTGRQGEKERHKRGMEQGQQELYGALAQGLQGLEKTLRDTEEVQRARTTRCLQLLAQEIRDSKKFLWEELELVREEVTFIYQKLQAQEDEISENLVNIQKMQKTQVKCRKILTKMKQQGHETTAWPETEEIPQGASGCWKDDLQKELSDIWSAVHVLQNSIDGLTMCSGARPKASSLRGHKGHRCLSPPLASWDSDSDSDQDLSQPPFSKSCRSFPPGADPPQSPPPPISLLTCP from the exons ATGAACAGGTGGTATGTG AAGCCCTTGGAGACCAGCTCCTCCAAAGTCAAAG CCAAGACCATTGTGATGATTCCCGACTCCCAGAAGCTCCTGCGATGTGAACTTGAGTCACTCAAGAGCCAGCTACAGGCCCAGACCAAG GCTTTCGAGTTCCTGAACCACTCAGTGACCATGTTGGAGAAGGAGAGCTGCTTGCAGCAAATCAAGATTCAGCAGCTTGAAG AGGTGCTGAGCCCCACAGGCCgccagggagagaaggagaggcacAAGAGGGGCATGGAGCAGGGCCAGCAGGAGCTATATGGGGCCCTGGCCCAAGGCCTGCAGGGGCTGGAGAAGACCCTGCGTGACACTGAGGAGGTGCAGCGGGCCCGCACCACTCGCtgcctgcagctgctggcccaggagaTCCGGGACAG CAAGAAGTTCCTGTGGGAGGAGCTGGAACTGGTGCGGGAGGAGGTGACCTTCATCTATCAGAAGCTCC AGGCGCAGGAGGATGAGATCTCAGAGAACCTGGTGAAcattcagaaaatgcagaaaacGCAGGTGAAATGCCGCAAA ATCCTGACCAAGATGAAGCAGCAGGGTCATGAGACAACTGCCTGGCCGGAGACTGAAGAGATACCGCAGGGAGCCAGTGGCTGCTGGAAGGATGACCTCCAGAAGGAACTGAGTGATATATG GTCTGCTGTGCACGTGCTGCAGAACTCCATAGACGGCCTCACCATGTGCTCGGGGGCCCGTCCCAAGGCCTCAAGCCTCAGGG GCCATAAGGGGCACCGGTGCCTGAGCCCTCCACTCGCCTCCTGGGACTCTGACTCCGACTCTGACCAGGACCTCTCCCAGCCACCTTTCAGCAAGAGCTGCCGCTCCTTCCCACCCGGTGCAGATCCTCCCCAGTCCCCCCCTCCACCCATTTCCCTCCTGACCTGCCCTTGA
- the CCDC159 gene encoding coiled-coil domain-containing protein 159 isoform X7 — protein MGEHEQVKPLETSSSKVKAKTIVMIPDSQKLLRCELESLKSQLQAQTKAFEFLNHSVTMLEKESCLQQIKIQQLEEVLSPTGRQGEKERHKRGMEQGQQELYGALAQGLQGLEKTLRDTEEVQRARTTRCLQLLAQEIRDSKKFLWEELELVREEVTFIYQKLQAQEDEISENLVNIQKMQKTQVKCRKILTKMKQQGHETTAWPETEEIPQGASGCWKDDLQKELSDIWSAVHVLQNSIDGLTMCSGARPKASSLRGHKGHRCLSPPLASWDSDSDSDQDLSQPPFSKSCRSFPPGADPPQSPPPPISLLTCP, from the exons ATGGGAGAGCATGAACAGGTG AAGCCCTTGGAGACCAGCTCCTCCAAAGTCAAAG CCAAGACCATTGTGATGATTCCCGACTCCCAGAAGCTCCTGCGATGTGAACTTGAGTCACTCAAGAGCCAGCTACAGGCCCAGACCAAG GCTTTCGAGTTCCTGAACCACTCAGTGACCATGTTGGAGAAGGAGAGCTGCTTGCAGCAAATCAAGATTCAGCAGCTTGAAG AGGTGCTGAGCCCCACAGGCCgccagggagagaaggagaggcacAAGAGGGGCATGGAGCAGGGCCAGCAGGAGCTATATGGGGCCCTGGCCCAAGGCCTGCAGGGGCTGGAGAAGACCCTGCGTGACACTGAGGAGGTGCAGCGGGCCCGCACCACTCGCtgcctgcagctgctggcccaggagaTCCGGGACAG CAAGAAGTTCCTGTGGGAGGAGCTGGAACTGGTGCGGGAGGAGGTGACCTTCATCTATCAGAAGCTCC AGGCGCAGGAGGATGAGATCTCAGAGAACCTGGTGAAcattcagaaaatgcagaaaacGCAGGTGAAATGCCGCAAA ATCCTGACCAAGATGAAGCAGCAGGGTCATGAGACAACTGCCTGGCCGGAGACTGAAGAGATACCGCAGGGAGCCAGTGGCTGCTGGAAGGATGACCTCCAGAAGGAACTGAGTGATATATG GTCTGCTGTGCACGTGCTGCAGAACTCCATAGACGGCCTCACCATGTGCTCGGGGGCCCGTCCCAAGGCCTCAAGCCTCAGGG GCCATAAGGGGCACCGGTGCCTGAGCCCTCCACTCGCCTCCTGGGACTCTGACTCCGACTCTGACCAGGACCTCTCCCAGCCACCTTTCAGCAAGAGCTGCCGCTCCTTCCCACCCGGTGCAGATCCTCCCCAGTCCCCCCCTCCACCCATTTCCCTCCTGACCTGCCCTTGA
- the CCDC159 gene encoding coiled-coil domain-containing protein 159 isoform X4, whose amino-acid sequence MCDPLLAGLPRDPDYSVSCLYSPPSPSSVCLPANVKCDKYWGSSSDKALERIAHWSRTPEPETLGRPASGDTVKSADCRPGWGSGPPPHEAAPSPNPDLQKECCNDQDVLKRHHNVAKKPLETSSSKVKAKTIVMIPDSQKLLRCELESLKSQLQAQTKAFEFLNHSVTMLEKESCLQQIKIQQLEEVLSPTGRQGEKERHKRGMEQGQQELYGALAQGLQGLEKTLRDTEEVQRARTTRCLQLLAQEIRDSKKFLWEELELVREEVTFIYQKLQAQEDEISENLVNIQKMQKTQVKCRKILTKMKQQGHETTAWPETEEIPQGASGCWKDDLQKELSDIWSAVHVLQNSIDGLTMCSGARPKASSLRGHKGHRCLSPPLASWDSDSDSDQDLSQPPFSKSCRSFPPGADPPQSPPPPISLLTCP is encoded by the exons ATGTG CGACCCTCTTTTGGCCGGCCTGCCCCGGGACCCTGACTACTCTGTGTCCTGCCTCTACTCACCTCCCTCACCCTCCAGCGTGTGTTTGCCTGCTAACGTGAAGTGTGACAAGTACTGGG GCTCTTCCTCGGACAAGGCTCTGGAGCGTATAGCTCACTGGTCCAGGACCCCAGAGCCAGAGACCTTGGGACGTCCTGCTTCTGGGGACACAGTGAAGAGTGCAGACTGCAGGCCAGGGTGGGGCTCGGGGCCTCCGCCACATGAGGCTGCCCCCTCCCCCAATCCAGACCTGCAGAAGGAGTGCTGTAATGACCAGGACGTTTTGAAGAGGCATCACAACGTAGCTAAG AAGCCCTTGGAGACCAGCTCCTCCAAAGTCAAAG CCAAGACCATTGTGATGATTCCCGACTCCCAGAAGCTCCTGCGATGTGAACTTGAGTCACTCAAGAGCCAGCTACAGGCCCAGACCAAG GCTTTCGAGTTCCTGAACCACTCAGTGACCATGTTGGAGAAGGAGAGCTGCTTGCAGCAAATCAAGATTCAGCAGCTTGAAG AGGTGCTGAGCCCCACAGGCCgccagggagagaaggagaggcacAAGAGGGGCATGGAGCAGGGCCAGCAGGAGCTATATGGGGCCCTGGCCCAAGGCCTGCAGGGGCTGGAGAAGACCCTGCGTGACACTGAGGAGGTGCAGCGGGCCCGCACCACTCGCtgcctgcagctgctggcccaggagaTCCGGGACAG CAAGAAGTTCCTGTGGGAGGAGCTGGAACTGGTGCGGGAGGAGGTGACCTTCATCTATCAGAAGCTCC AGGCGCAGGAGGATGAGATCTCAGAGAACCTGGTGAAcattcagaaaatgcagaaaacGCAGGTGAAATGCCGCAAA ATCCTGACCAAGATGAAGCAGCAGGGTCATGAGACAACTGCCTGGCCGGAGACTGAAGAGATACCGCAGGGAGCCAGTGGCTGCTGGAAGGATGACCTCCAGAAGGAACTGAGTGATATATG GTCTGCTGTGCACGTGCTGCAGAACTCCATAGACGGCCTCACCATGTGCTCGGGGGCCCGTCCCAAGGCCTCAAGCCTCAGGG GCCATAAGGGGCACCGGTGCCTGAGCCCTCCACTCGCCTCCTGGGACTCTGACTCCGACTCTGACCAGGACCTCTCCCAGCCACCTTTCAGCAAGAGCTGCCGCTCCTTCCCACCCGGTGCAGATCCTCCCCAGTCCCCCCCTCCACCCATTTCCCTCCTGACCTGCCCTTGA
- the CCDC159 gene encoding coiled-coil domain-containing protein 159 isoform X3, with amino-acid sequence MNRCDPLLAGLPRDPDYSVSCLYSPPSPSSVCLPANVKCDKYWGSSSDKALERIAHWSRTPEPETLGRPASGDTVKSADCRPGWGSGPPPHEAAPSPNPDLQKECCNDQDVLKRHHNVAKPLETSSSKVKAKTIVMIPDSQKLLRCELESLKSQLQAQTKAFEFLNHSVTMLEKESCLQQIKIQQLEEVLSPTGRQGEKERHKRGMEQGQQELYGALAQGLQGLEKTLRDTEEVQRARTTRCLQLLAQEIRDSKKFLWEELELVREEVTFIYQKLQAQEDEISENLVNIQKMQKTQVKCRKILTKMKQQGHETTAWPETEEIPQGASGCWKDDLQKELSDIWSAVHVLQNSIDGLTMCSGARPKASSLRGHKGHRCLSPPLASWDSDSDSDQDLSQPPFSKSCRSFPPGADPPQSPPPPISLLTCP; translated from the exons ATGAACAGGTG CGACCCTCTTTTGGCCGGCCTGCCCCGGGACCCTGACTACTCTGTGTCCTGCCTCTACTCACCTCCCTCACCCTCCAGCGTGTGTTTGCCTGCTAACGTGAAGTGTGACAAGTACTGGG GCTCTTCCTCGGACAAGGCTCTGGAGCGTATAGCTCACTGGTCCAGGACCCCAGAGCCAGAGACCTTGGGACGTCCTGCTTCTGGGGACACAGTGAAGAGTGCAGACTGCAGGCCAGGGTGGGGCTCGGGGCCTCCGCCACATGAGGCTGCCCCCTCCCCCAATCCAGACCTGCAGAAGGAGTGCTGTAATGACCAGGACGTTTTGAAGAGGCATCACAACGTAGCTAAG CCCTTGGAGACCAGCTCCTCCAAAGTCAAAG CCAAGACCATTGTGATGATTCCCGACTCCCAGAAGCTCCTGCGATGTGAACTTGAGTCACTCAAGAGCCAGCTACAGGCCCAGACCAAG GCTTTCGAGTTCCTGAACCACTCAGTGACCATGTTGGAGAAGGAGAGCTGCTTGCAGCAAATCAAGATTCAGCAGCTTGAAG AGGTGCTGAGCCCCACAGGCCgccagggagagaaggagaggcacAAGAGGGGCATGGAGCAGGGCCAGCAGGAGCTATATGGGGCCCTGGCCCAAGGCCTGCAGGGGCTGGAGAAGACCCTGCGTGACACTGAGGAGGTGCAGCGGGCCCGCACCACTCGCtgcctgcagctgctggcccaggagaTCCGGGACAG CAAGAAGTTCCTGTGGGAGGAGCTGGAACTGGTGCGGGAGGAGGTGACCTTCATCTATCAGAAGCTCC AGGCGCAGGAGGATGAGATCTCAGAGAACCTGGTGAAcattcagaaaatgcagaaaacGCAGGTGAAATGCCGCAAA ATCCTGACCAAGATGAAGCAGCAGGGTCATGAGACAACTGCCTGGCCGGAGACTGAAGAGATACCGCAGGGAGCCAGTGGCTGCTGGAAGGATGACCTCCAGAAGGAACTGAGTGATATATG GTCTGCTGTGCACGTGCTGCAGAACTCCATAGACGGCCTCACCATGTGCTCGGGGGCCCGTCCCAAGGCCTCAAGCCTCAGGG GCCATAAGGGGCACCGGTGCCTGAGCCCTCCACTCGCCTCCTGGGACTCTGACTCCGACTCTGACCAGGACCTCTCCCAGCCACCTTTCAGCAAGAGCTGCCGCTCCTTCCCACCCGGTGCAGATCCTCCCCAGTCCCCCCCTCCACCCATTTCCCTCCTGACCTGCCCTTGA
- the CCDC159 gene encoding coiled-coil domain-containing protein 159 isoform X12: MNRWYVPLETSSSKVKAKTIVMIPDSQKLLRCELESLKSQLQAQTKAFEFLNHSVTMLEKESCLQQIKIQQLEEVLSPTGRQGEKERHKRGMEQGQQELYGALAQGLQGLEKTLRDTEEVQRARTTRCLQLLAQEIRDSKKFLWEELELVREEVTFIYQKLQAQEDEISENLVNIQKMQKTQVKCRKILTKMKQQGHETTAWPETEEIPQGASGCWKDDLQKELSDIWSAVHVLQNSIDGLTMCSGARPKASSLRGHKGHRCLSPPLASWDSDSDSDQDLSQPPFSKSCRSFPPGADPPQSPPPPISLLTCP, from the exons ATGAACAGGTGGTATGTG CCCTTGGAGACCAGCTCCTCCAAAGTCAAAG CCAAGACCATTGTGATGATTCCCGACTCCCAGAAGCTCCTGCGATGTGAACTTGAGTCACTCAAGAGCCAGCTACAGGCCCAGACCAAG GCTTTCGAGTTCCTGAACCACTCAGTGACCATGTTGGAGAAGGAGAGCTGCTTGCAGCAAATCAAGATTCAGCAGCTTGAAG AGGTGCTGAGCCCCACAGGCCgccagggagagaaggagaggcacAAGAGGGGCATGGAGCAGGGCCAGCAGGAGCTATATGGGGCCCTGGCCCAAGGCCTGCAGGGGCTGGAGAAGACCCTGCGTGACACTGAGGAGGTGCAGCGGGCCCGCACCACTCGCtgcctgcagctgctggcccaggagaTCCGGGACAG CAAGAAGTTCCTGTGGGAGGAGCTGGAACTGGTGCGGGAGGAGGTGACCTTCATCTATCAGAAGCTCC AGGCGCAGGAGGATGAGATCTCAGAGAACCTGGTGAAcattcagaaaatgcagaaaacGCAGGTGAAATGCCGCAAA ATCCTGACCAAGATGAAGCAGCAGGGTCATGAGACAACTGCCTGGCCGGAGACTGAAGAGATACCGCAGGGAGCCAGTGGCTGCTGGAAGGATGACCTCCAGAAGGAACTGAGTGATATATG GTCTGCTGTGCACGTGCTGCAGAACTCCATAGACGGCCTCACCATGTGCTCGGGGGCCCGTCCCAAGGCCTCAAGCCTCAGGG GCCATAAGGGGCACCGGTGCCTGAGCCCTCCACTCGCCTCCTGGGACTCTGACTCCGACTCTGACCAGGACCTCTCCCAGCCACCTTTCAGCAAGAGCTGCCGCTCCTTCCCACCCGGTGCAGATCCTCCCCAGTCCCCCCCTCCACCCATTTCCCTCCTGACCTGCCCTTGA